In Fusarium oxysporum f. sp. lycopersici 4287 chromosome 11, whole genome shotgun sequence, the following are encoded in one genomic region:
- a CDS encoding polygalacturonase, whose protein sequence is MTKLGFALLAALAGSAIAVPAPAVTQAPDVHAYAKRATSCTFSGSDGASKASKSQAACATIVLNNVAVPSGETLDLSKLKDNTKVIFKGTTTWGYKEWKGPLMKISGNKITVEGSGAVLNAGGERWWDGNGGNSGKDKPKFFAAHKLTDSKINNLYVKNTPVQAVSINGVNGLTINQFTLDNKDGDTKGGHNTDAFDIGSSTGVTITGAKVYNQDDCVAVNSGKNIIFQNGYCHGGHGLSIGSVGGRDDNIVDNVQFLNSEVTNSANGIRVKTMKNTTGKVNKVTYSDITLSKITKYGILIEQNYDGGDLHGEPTSGLPITGLTLKNIKGKNGVSSSGKNAAIVCGSSGCKGWTWQNVQVTGGKKYDSCKNVPSVASC, encoded by the exons ATGACCAAGCTCGGCTTCGCTCTCCTCGCTGCCCTGGCCGGCAGCGCCATCGCTGTTCCCGCCCCAGCGGTGACCCAAGCCCCCGACGTGCACGCCTACGCCAAGCGCGCCACATCTTGCACCTTCTCCGGCTCCGACGGTGCCTCCAAGGCCAGCAAGTCGCAAGCCGCCTGCGCCACCATCGTCCTCAACAACGTCGCTGTCCCCAGTGGCGAGACTCTGGATctcagcaagctcaaggacAACACCAAGGTCATCTTCAAGGGAACTACTACCTGGGGCTACAAGGAGTGGAAGGGACCTCTTATGAAGATCTCTGGAAACAAGATCACCGTTGAGGGCTCTGGTGCTGTGCTTAACGCTGGTGGTGAGCGATGGTGGGATGGAAACGGAGGAAACAGTGGCAAGGATAAGCCCAAGTTCTTTGCGGCTCATAAGCTCACTGACTCCAAGATTAACAATCTTTATGTCAAGAACACCCCCGTTCAGGCTGTCAGCATCAACGGTGTTAACGGTCTCACTATCAACCAATTCACTCTTGATAACAAGGATGGTGACACCAAGGGCGGTCACAACACTGATGCTTTTGACATCGGTTCTTCCACTGGTGTTACCATCACCGGCGCCAAGGTCTACAACCAGGACGACTGTGTTGCTGTCAACTCCGGAAAG AACATCATCTTCCAGAACGGTTACTGCCACGGTGGCCACGGTCTCTCCATCGGCAGTGTCGGCGGCCGCGACGACAACATCGTCGACAACGTGCAGTTCCTCAACTCCGAGGTCACCAACTCCGCCAACGGCATCCGCGTCAAGACCATGAAGAACACCACCGGCAAGGTCAACAAGGTCACCTACTCCGACATCACCCTCTCCAAGATCACCAAGTACGGCATCCTCATTGAGCAGAACTACGACGGCGGTGATCTCCACGGCGAGCCCACCAGCGGTCTCCCCATCACTGGCCTCACCCTTAAGAAcatcaagggcaagaacGGTGTTTCTTCCAGCGGCAAGAATGCTGCTATCGTCTGCGGAAGCTCTGGTTGCAAGGGCTGGACTTGGCAGAATGTCCAGGTCACTGGTGGTAAGAAGTATGATAGCTGCAAGAACGTTCCCAGCGTCGCCTCTTGCTAA
- a CDS encoding D-malate dehydrogenase, with protein MSKTLKIAVIPGDGIGKEVMPYGVRCLKAAAKKFNISLEFQEFDFASCDYYEKHGKMMPDDWKDTLQNFDAIYFGAVGMPDQVPDNVSLWGSLLKFRREFDQYINLRPCRLMPGIPSPLAGRKPGDIDFWIVRENTEGEYSSVGGIMFEGTERETVIQDTVMTRVGVDRVLRYAFDLAQSRPRKKLTSATKSNGISITMPWWDSRVAEMSKNYSDVAVEKYHIDILTAHFVQRPQIFDVVVGSNLFGDILSDLGPACTGTIGIAPSANINPTGDFPSLFEPVHGSAPDIYGKGIANPIGMIWAGQMMLSHFGYADAAAGMMTAIETVLASSGAEVKTADIGGNGNTQTLGEAIEKEILSGQ; from the coding sequence ATGTCTAAAACACTCAAGATCGCTGTTATCCCCGGCGATGGCATCGGCAAAGAAGTCATGCCGTATGGCGTCCGTTGCCTCAAAGCCGCAGCCAAGAAGTTCAACATCTCACTCGAATTCCAAGAGTTCGACTTTGCAAGCTGCGATTACTATGAAAAGCACGGCAAGATGATGCCTGATGACTGGAAGGATACTCTCCAAAACTTTGACGCCATCTACTTTGGCGCAGTTGGCATGCCCGACCAAGTTCCTGATAACGTCAGTCTCTGGGGCAGTCTTCTCAAATTCCGCCGCGAATTCGACCAGTACATCAATCTACGACCTTGCCGGCTCATGCCTGGTATTCCATCTCCCCTCGCAGGCCGCAAACCCGGCGACATCGACTTTTGGATCGTGAGGGAGAACACGGAGGGAGAGTACTCCAGCGTCGGAGGAATTATGTTTGAAGGAACAGAGCGAGAGACTGTGATCCAAGATACGGTCATGACGCGTGTTGGAGTCGATCGCGTTCTTCGCTATGCTTTTGATCTTGCGCAGAGTCGACCTaggaagaagttgacgagTGCAACGAAGAGTAATGGTATCAGCATCACTATGCCTTGGTGGGATAGTCGCGTAGCTGAGATGAGTAAGAACTACTCTGATGTTGCGGTTGAGAAGTATCACATCGATATCTTGACAGCACACTTTGTCCAACGGCCTCAGatctttgacgttgttgttGGATCAAACCTCTTTGGCGATATCCTTTCTGATCTGGGCCCTGCGTGCACGGGAACGATTGGCATTGCACCATCAGCAAACATCAACCCAACGGGCGATTTCCCCAGCTTATTCGAGCCTGTTCATGGAAGTGCACCGGATATCTACGGCAAGGGGATTGCGAATCCTATCGGAATGATTTGGGCGGGTCAGATGATGCTATCGCATTTTGGGTATGCAGATGCCGCTGCGGGAATGATGACGGCTATTGAAACTGTGCTGGCGAGTTCGGGAGCGGAAGTCAAGACTGCGGATATTGGTGGTAACGGAAATACGCAGACATTGGGAGAGGctattgagaaggagattctATCAGGCCAATAA